From Streptomyces sp. NBC_00683, one genomic window encodes:
- a CDS encoding Na+/H+ antiporter subunit A, with amino-acid sequence MIALIVCHFVLAACAGPLVRRLGRRAFVVLALPPAAATVWAATEWGTAAAGRTVDRSWEWIPAYGVSVDLRLDALAELMVLLAAGVGTLVLLYCASYFTDDTPQLAAFAGNLLAFAGAMLALVLADDLITLYVFWELTTVFSYLLIGHSSERKQNRRSALQALTVTTLGGLAMLVGFLILGQAAGTYRISAIVADPPETTLAVSVAVVLVLCGALSKSAIWPFSLWLPNAMAAPTPVSAYLHAAAMVKAGVYLVARLAPAFADVPVWRPVVLVLGAATMLLGGWRALRLNDLKLVLAYGTVSQLGFLTVLAGAGNWDAALAAVAMILGHALFKAALFLVIGVVDRAAGTRDLRRLSGVGRSLPYVCTVAVLAAASMAALPPFLGFAAKEAAFYALLHGDASDRWVLAATVVGSVLTVAYTLRFVWGAFWRKPGVADTPVRRVGAAFLAPPALLAVAGLVLGPGVGWTDRLFGAYADAFPVPAHPYHLALWHGFGTVLYLSALTWAGGAVLFAGRTAVTRLSRRIAWPTADSVFGHMLLGLERLALQITGFVQRGSLSVYLATTLLVMLAGQLAVLFTDRPWRGAVAPRLWDAPLQGALAVLTCAAALFCLTVSRRMKAVVLAGLTGYGAALLFVVQGAPDLALTQFCVETVSMIVFVLVLRRMPVHFQESVSTWRRAVRIPVALGAAATLGVVVWVSGAARVAEPAGAAMVEEVAHHGLKDVVATILVDLRAWDTMGESAVLAAAAIGVTSLVYLHRRSEAPPTRQELQGRTAWSLNAPQLTGMPQGDDTAPERSWLAAGSTLAPEHRSVVFEVVARLLFHPILVLSLYLLFCAENMPGGGFVAGLVAGLAFITRYLAGGRFELAEAAPLQPGLFTGLGLFLSTGVGLFGLAEGTVLHAWTYQGHLPVFGSYHLGTPVVFDFGVYLLVLGVVLDIVRALGAKVDRQIERAAGALAPVPRTGTEGRG; translated from the coding sequence GTGATCGCGCTCATCGTCTGCCACTTCGTGCTGGCTGCCTGCGCGGGGCCGCTGGTGCGCAGGCTCGGCAGGCGCGCGTTCGTGGTGCTCGCGCTGCCCCCCGCCGCCGCCACGGTCTGGGCGGCCACCGAGTGGGGCACCGCGGCGGCCGGACGGACGGTCGACCGGTCCTGGGAGTGGATCCCCGCCTACGGCGTCTCCGTCGATCTGCGCCTGGACGCACTCGCCGAGCTGATGGTGCTGCTCGCCGCCGGAGTCGGCACGCTCGTCCTGCTGTACTGCGCCTCCTACTTCACCGACGACACCCCGCAACTGGCCGCCTTCGCGGGGAACCTGCTGGCCTTCGCCGGCGCCATGCTCGCCCTCGTCCTCGCCGACGACCTGATCACCCTCTACGTGTTCTGGGAACTGACCACGGTCTTCTCCTACCTGCTGATCGGCCACAGCAGCGAGCGCAAACAGAACCGCCGCTCGGCACTCCAGGCACTCACCGTCACCACACTCGGCGGTCTCGCCATGCTGGTCGGCTTCCTGATCCTCGGTCAGGCGGCCGGCACGTACCGGATCTCCGCGATCGTCGCCGATCCACCGGAGACGACCCTCGCCGTCTCGGTGGCCGTCGTCCTGGTCCTGTGCGGGGCGCTGTCGAAGTCCGCGATCTGGCCCTTCAGCCTGTGGCTGCCGAACGCCATGGCCGCCCCCACCCCCGTCAGCGCCTACCTGCACGCGGCGGCCATGGTCAAGGCCGGTGTCTACCTGGTGGCGCGGCTCGCCCCCGCCTTCGCCGACGTCCCCGTCTGGCGGCCCGTCGTCCTCGTACTCGGCGCCGCGACCATGCTGCTCGGCGGCTGGCGCGCACTGCGCCTCAACGACCTGAAGCTCGTCCTGGCCTACGGCACCGTCAGCCAGCTCGGCTTCCTGACCGTCCTCGCCGGGGCCGGTAACTGGGACGCCGCACTCGCCGCCGTCGCGATGATCCTTGGCCACGCCCTGTTCAAGGCCGCGCTGTTCCTCGTCATCGGCGTCGTCGACCGTGCGGCGGGCACCCGTGACCTGCGCAGACTCTCCGGGGTCGGCCGCTCGCTCCCGTACGTCTGCACGGTCGCCGTACTGGCCGCCGCCTCCATGGCCGCCCTGCCGCCGTTCCTCGGCTTCGCCGCCAAGGAGGCCGCCTTCTACGCGCTGCTGCACGGCGACGCCTCGGACCGCTGGGTGCTGGCCGCCACCGTCGTCGGGTCGGTGCTGACCGTCGCGTACACCCTCCGCTTCGTGTGGGGCGCGTTCTGGCGCAAGCCCGGCGTCGCGGACACGCCCGTGCGCCGTGTCGGCGCCGCCTTCCTGGCCCCGCCCGCGCTGCTCGCCGTGGCCGGTCTGGTACTCGGTCCCGGCGTCGGGTGGACGGACCGGCTGTTCGGCGCGTACGCCGACGCCTTCCCGGTCCCCGCCCACCCCTACCACCTCGCGCTCTGGCACGGCTTCGGGACGGTCCTGTACCTGTCCGCCCTCACCTGGGCGGGCGGCGCCGTGCTCTTCGCGGGGCGCACCGCCGTCACCCGGCTCTCCCGGCGGATCGCCTGGCCGACCGCCGACAGCGTCTTCGGGCACATGCTGCTCGGGCTGGAACGTCTCGCCCTGCAGATCACGGGCTTCGTCCAGCGCGGCTCGCTCTCCGTCTACCTGGCCACCACCCTGCTGGTGATGCTGGCCGGGCAGCTCGCGGTCCTGTTCACCGACCGCCCCTGGCGGGGAGCCGTAGCCCCCAGGCTGTGGGACGCGCCGCTCCAGGGCGCCCTGGCCGTGCTGACCTGCGCGGCCGCCCTGTTCTGCCTGACCGTCAGCCGCCGGATGAAGGCCGTGGTGCTGGCGGGACTGACCGGGTACGGAGCCGCCCTGCTCTTCGTCGTCCAGGGCGCCCCCGATCTGGCGCTCACCCAGTTCTGCGTCGAGACCGTGTCGATGATCGTGTTCGTGCTGGTGCTGCGCCGGATGCCGGTGCACTTCCAGGAGTCGGTCAGCACCTGGCGGCGGGCCGTGCGCATCCCCGTGGCGCTGGGCGCTGCGGCGACCCTCGGCGTGGTCGTGTGGGTGTCCGGCGCCGCACGCGTCGCCGAGCCGGCCGGCGCCGCGATGGTCGAGGAGGTCGCCCACCACGGCCTCAAGGACGTCGTGGCCACCATCCTCGTCGATCTGCGGGCCTGGGACACGATGGGGGAGTCCGCCGTACTGGCAGCGGCCGCGATCGGGGTGACCAGCCTCGTCTATCTGCACCGCCGCAGCGAAGCACCCCCCACCAGACAGGAGCTGCAGGGCAGGACGGCCTGGTCCCTGAACGCGCCGCAGCTGACCGGGATGCCGCAGGGCGACGACACCGCGCCCGAACGCAGCTGGCTGGCCGCCGGTTCGACGCTGGCACCGGAACACCGCTCCGTCGTCTTCGAGGTGGTGGCGCGGCTGCTCTTCCACCCGATCCTGGTGCTCTCGCTGTACCTGCTGTTCTGCGCGGAGAACATGCCGGGCGGCGGATTCGTCGCCGGACTCGTCGCGGGACTCGCCTTCATCACCCGCTACCTGGCCGGCGGCCGGTTCGAACTCGCCGAGGCCGCGCCCCTGCAGCCCGGCCTCTTCACCGGCCTCGGCCTGTTCCTCTCCACCGGGGTCGGCCTGTTCGGCCTCGCGGAGGGCACCGTGCTGCACGCCTGGACGTACCAGGGACATCTGCCCGTGTTCGGCAGCTACCACCTGGGCACACCCGTCGTCTTCGACTTCGGCGTCTATCTCCTGGTCCTGGGCGTGGTCCTGGACATCGTGCGGGCACTGGGCGCGAAGGTCGACCGGCAGATCGAACGGGCGGCGGGCGCACTCGCCCCCGTACCCCGCACCGGGACGGAGGGCCGCGGATGA
- a CDS encoding (4Fe-4S)-binding protein: MTSEPPPHPATRSYDGEGITVSYDAHRCQHAAECVHGLPDVFQAGRRPWIMPEAAPADEVADVIRRCPSGALQYHRTDGLADEVPDVPTHVSLHGDGVLHVRGDLEVATPEGPRRETRVMLCGCGRTGNTPFCDHSGACADHV, encoded by the coding sequence GTGACCAGCGAACCGCCTCCGCACCCTGCGACCAGGTCGTACGACGGTGAAGGCATCACCGTGAGCTACGACGCGCACCGCTGCCAGCACGCCGCCGAATGCGTGCACGGGCTGCCCGATGTCTTCCAGGCCGGGCGCAGGCCGTGGATCATGCCCGAGGCCGCGCCGGCCGACGAGGTGGCGGACGTCATCCGGCGCTGCCCCAGCGGAGCCCTCCAGTACCACCGCACCGACGGGCTGGCGGACGAGGTCCCCGACGTGCCGACGCACGTCTCCCTGCACGGCGACGGGGTGCTCCATGTGCGAGGGGACCTGGAGGTGGCCACACCGGAGGGCCCCCGGCGGGAGACCCGGGTGATGCTGTGTGGCTGCGGGCGGACCGGGAACACGCCGTTCTGTGACCACAGCGGAGCGTGCGCCGACCACGTCTGA
- a CDS encoding FAD-dependent monooxygenase, whose amino-acid sequence MATPLRVLIHGGGIGGLTLAVALARRGHTVEVAELRDELDALGVGIIQPSNALHVMREIGVLDACVAAGFEWEVLTICDPAGATLAKIPQPRMGDAPCGNGIPRPALARVLGDAAAAHGVAIRFGTTIEELADDGAGVDATLSDGSTGRWDLVVGFDGIGSPLRTRLYGDRFSAEYTGFANWRVTVPRLPAVQGVVMSTGNQAAKALLTPITDELMYLGAVFAETADFRPDPARAHEQLAERLAAFSGPVAEALTHVTDPDAVVYSRISQVTVDAPWHVGRIVIAGDAAHASTPHLAQGAAMAVEDALVLAESLDAEDGVSAALAAWEARRRPRAMFVQNLSRALLKQETGGATTPEEDELLKIGIPGAAHVLVKPY is encoded by the coding sequence ATGGCAACACCCCTGCGTGTACTGATACATGGCGGCGGAATCGGCGGTCTGACACTCGCCGTCGCGCTCGCCCGGCGCGGTCACACGGTCGAGGTCGCCGAGCTCCGCGACGAGCTGGACGCACTGGGCGTCGGCATCATCCAGCCGTCCAACGCCCTTCACGTCATGCGCGAGATCGGCGTGCTCGACGCCTGCGTCGCGGCGGGCTTCGAGTGGGAGGTGCTGACCATCTGCGATCCGGCCGGCGCCACACTCGCCAAGATCCCGCAGCCCCGGATGGGCGACGCCCCGTGCGGCAACGGCATCCCGCGCCCCGCCCTGGCCAGGGTGCTCGGGGACGCCGCCGCGGCTCACGGGGTCGCGATCCGCTTCGGTACGACGATCGAGGAGCTGGCCGACGACGGTGCCGGGGTCGATGCGACCCTGTCCGACGGCTCGACGGGCCGCTGGGACCTGGTCGTCGGCTTCGACGGCATCGGCTCCCCGCTGCGGACCCGGCTGTACGGCGACCGCTTCTCGGCCGAGTACACCGGCTTCGCCAACTGGCGGGTCACCGTGCCGCGCCTGCCCGCCGTCCAGGGTGTCGTGATGAGCACGGGCAACCAGGCAGCGAAGGCGCTGCTCACGCCGATCACGGACGAACTCATGTACCTGGGAGCGGTGTTCGCCGAGACGGCGGACTTCCGGCCGGATCCCGCGCGTGCCCACGAGCAGCTCGCGGAGCGGCTTGCCGCGTTCTCCGGGCCGGTCGCAGAGGCGCTCACGCATGTCACGGACCCGGACGCCGTCGTGTACTCGCGGATCTCACAGGTCACGGTGGACGCGCCCTGGCACGTCGGACGGATCGTCATCGCCGGTGATGCCGCGCACGCGAGCACCCCGCATCTCGCGCAGGGTGCGGCCATGGCGGTGGAGGACGCGCTGGTGCTGGCCGAGTCGCTGGACGCCGAGGACGGCGTGTCCGCGGCGCTCGCTGCCTGGGAGGCCCGCCGGCGTCCGCGCGCCATGTTCGTGCAGAACCTGTCGCGCGCGCTCCTGAAGCAGGAGACGGGCGGCGCGACGACCCCCGAGGAGGACGAGCTCCTCAAGATCGGCATCCCGGGCGCCGCACACGTGCTGGTCAAGCCGTACTGA
- a CDS encoding RidA family protein, with translation MNPLTRINPTELAPPTGFSHAVAVSGGRLVFLAGQTALDGDGKVLGATLPEQFETALGNLLTALRAAGGSPAALARVTVYATDVADYRSHAPELGRIWRRLAGREYPAMAVIGVARLWDEQALVELDGVAVLD, from the coding sequence ATGAACCCGCTCACCCGGATCAACCCCACCGAGCTCGCCCCGCCCACCGGCTTCTCGCACGCCGTCGCGGTCAGCGGCGGCCGGCTGGTCTTCCTGGCCGGCCAGACCGCCCTCGACGGAGACGGAAAGGTCCTCGGCGCCACCCTGCCCGAACAGTTCGAGACGGCGCTCGGCAATCTGCTCACCGCCCTGCGCGCGGCGGGCGGCTCCCCGGCCGCCCTGGCCCGGGTCACCGTGTACGCCACGGATGTCGCCGACTACCGCTCCCACGCCCCCGAACTGGGCAGGATCTGGCGCAGGCTGGCGGGGCGCGAGTACCCGGCCATGGCTGTCATCGGGGTGGCCAGGCTCTGGGACGAACAGGCGCTGGTCGAGCTGGACGGTGTCGCGGTGCTGGACTGA
- a CDS encoding acyl-CoA dehydrogenase family protein codes for MTAFSLDPGQTAWCDELYTLSGEQLRPLAEKGTPGRVNRPLVAALGELGLLGRMLGSGALDLCLLRESLARGCTEAETALALQGLGTYPVVQAGTPLQRERWLPEVSAGRAVAAFALSEPGAGSDAAALALDARRSAGGWRLTGEKCWISNAPEADFYTVFARTAEGEGARGVTAFLVPADRPGLTGTALDMLSPHPIGTLDFDGVPVTGDDVLGEPGRGFRVAMNTLNLFRPSVGAFAVGMARAALDATLEHTAHRTAFGGPLKDLQAVSHQVAEMATRTEAARLLVYAAAAAYDAGEPGVPGRAAMAKLYATETAQFVVDAAVQLHGARALRRGHLLEHLYREVRAPRIYEGATEVQRTIIAKELYATQETPV; via the coding sequence ATGACGGCATTCTCCCTCGATCCCGGTCAAACCGCATGGTGCGACGAGCTGTACACCCTCTCGGGGGAACAGCTGCGCCCACTCGCGGAGAAGGGCACCCCCGGCCGTGTCAACCGCCCGCTGGTCGCCGCACTCGGCGAGCTGGGCCTCCTCGGCCGGATGCTGGGATCCGGCGCGCTCGACCTCTGCCTGCTGCGCGAGTCCCTGGCCCGCGGCTGTACCGAGGCGGAGACCGCGCTCGCACTCCAGGGCCTCGGTACGTATCCCGTCGTCCAGGCGGGCACCCCGCTCCAGCGCGAGCGCTGGCTCCCCGAGGTGAGTGCCGGCCGCGCCGTGGCCGCTTTCGCGCTCAGCGAGCCGGGCGCCGGATCCGACGCGGCGGCACTCGCCCTCGATGCCCGGCGCTCCGCGGGCGGCTGGCGGCTGACCGGGGAGAAGTGCTGGATCTCCAACGCCCCGGAGGCCGACTTCTACACCGTCTTCGCCCGTACGGCGGAGGGCGAAGGGGCCCGCGGCGTCACCGCGTTCCTCGTACCCGCCGACCGCCCCGGACTCACCGGAACGGCCCTGGACATGCTCTCCCCGCACCCCATCGGCACCCTCGACTTCGACGGCGTACCCGTCACGGGCGACGATGTCCTCGGCGAACCCGGCCGGGGCTTCCGGGTCGCCATGAACACCCTGAACCTCTTCAGGCCGAGCGTCGGCGCGTTCGCCGTCGGCATGGCGCGCGCCGCGCTGGACGCCACCCTGGAACACACGGCGCACCGCACCGCGTTCGGCGGACCGCTCAAGGACCTCCAGGCCGTCTCCCACCAGGTCGCCGAAATGGCCACCCGCACCGAGGCCGCCCGGCTCCTGGTGTACGCGGCCGCGGCGGCGTACGACGCGGGTGAGCCCGGAGTGCCCGGGCGCGCCGCCATGGCGAAGCTGTACGCCACCGAGACCGCGCAGTTCGTCGTCGACGCGGCCGTCCAGTTGCACGGCGCACGCGCGCTGCGCCGCGGCCATCTGCTCGAACATCTCTACCGGGAGGTCCGCGCGCCCCGGATCTACGAGGGTGCCACCGAGGTACAGCGCACCATCATCGCCAAGGAGTTGTACGCGACACAGGAGACGCCCGTATGA